The nucleotide window AGTTTCGCCAGCGCGCTCAGGCGGCCGACGTCACCGCCGGCGTCGTAGGTCGTCGCGGCCTTTCGCGTGAGGAGGCGTGCGCGCTCGATCTTCCGATCCATGTCGACGATCGTGTTCCGCACGGCGTCGAACTCGGCGATCGGCTGGTCGAACTGCTCGCGCTCGGTGGCGTACGACTTCGCCGCCTCGTAGGCCCCCTGTGCCAGTCCGACCGAGAGTGCCGCGATCGAGATGCGTCCGCCGTCGAGCGTCTTCTTCGTCTGCTCCCAGCCCTCACCCTCCGCTCCCAGGAGGCGGTCTTCGGACAGTCGGACATCGTCGAGCTGGATCTCGCAGGTCGGGGAGGCGTTGAGCCCCATCTTGTCCCAGATCGTCGTGACCTCGAAGCCGTCGTCGTCCGGATCGACGATGAACGTCGAGATCCCGCCGTAGCCCGCCTCAGGATCGGTGACGGCTTTGACGAGCACGGAGCCCGCCTCGCTCGCGTTCGTGATGAACTGTTTGGTGCCATTGAGAACGTACTCGTCGCCGTCTCTCTCCGCGCGAGTGTCCATGTCGCTGGCGTCGCTGCCGCTGCTGGGTTCGGTGAGCGCCCAGCCGCCCATGTGCTCGCCCTCGGCCAGTGGGCGAAGCCATTCCTCCTTCTGTTCGTGCGTGCCGAACAGTTCGAGCGGCTTGGAGGCCAGCGAGACGTGCGCGGCGTACGAGAGCCCGATCGATCCCGAGACGCGCCCGAGCTCCTCGGTGACGAGCGAATACATGAGCTGATCGCCGCCGAGTCCCCCGTACTCCTCGCTGATCGGGACGCCCATCACGTCGAGTATCCCCAGTTCGTCGAACACCTCGGCGGGAAAGCGGTGTTCGTCCTCGATCTCCTGGGCGAGCGGGGTGATCTCCTCCTCGCAGAACTCCCGGACCGTATCGCGCATCATCCGGTGCTCGTCGGGCAGGTCGAAATTCATACCGCCACTACGATGGCGGGAGGATAAAACCCTCGGCAACGATCATTGTCGATCACCGGACGCGAGGGTTTTACGCGCCCGTGTCCCAGTTCGGCCGTGGCAGTCCGCCGATTCGTCCG belongs to Halococcus qingdaonensis and includes:
- a CDS encoding acyl-CoA dehydrogenase family protein, encoding MNFDLPDEHRMMRDTVREFCEEEITPLAQEIEDEHRFPAEVFDELGILDVMGVPISEEYGGLGGDQLMYSLVTEELGRVSGSIGLSYAAHVSLASKPLELFGTHEQKEEWLRPLAEGEHMGGWALTEPSSGSDASDMDTRAERDGDEYVLNGTKQFITNASEAGSVLVKAVTDPEAGYGGISTFIVDPDDDGFEVTTIWDKMGLNASPTCEIQLDDVRLSEDRLLGAEGEGWEQTKKTLDGGRISIAALSVGLAQGAYEAAKSYATEREQFDQPIAEFDAVRNTIVDMDRKIERARLLTRKAATTYDAGGDVGRLSALAKLDASEISREVAEDAVQVLGGYGYTTDFAPQRFYRDAKLMEIGEGTSEIQHLVIGRELGL